One window of Oryza brachyantha chromosome 12, ObraRS2, whole genome shotgun sequence genomic DNA carries:
- the LOC102717030 gene encoding fructose-bisphosphate aldolase-lysine N-methyltransferase, chloroplastic, protein MASSASVSGAHHRVLLPCSPRRLPRPRPRTRAWPRSGRLRLVACHADTLLPSSSTHAPAACPSTASANGFSDWLREHGLPPGKVAILDRPVPCFREGKDLPLHYVAAGQDLEAGDVAFEVPMSLVVTLERVLGDESVAELLTTNKLSELACLALYLMYEKKQGKDSFWYPYIKELDRQRGRGQLAVESPLLWTENELNYLKGSPIRDEVFARDEGIRREYNELDTLWFMAGSLFQQYPFDIPTEAFPFEIFKQAFVAVQSCVVHLQKVSLARRFALVPLGPPLLTYKSNCKAMLTAGGDSVRLVVDRPYKSGEPIIVWCGPQPNSRLLLNYGFVDEDNPYDRVVIEASLNTEDPQFQEKRMVAQRNGKLAIQNFHVCVGKEKETIAEMLPYLRLGYISDPDEMQAILSSEGDTCPVSPCTERAVLDQLVGYLESRLAGYPTTLDEDEAMLEDGNLEPKKEVATRLVRSEKKLLHSCLQAANDLINNLPDHTVSPCPAPFAPELK, encoded by the exons atggcctcctccgcctccgtctcCGGCGCCCACCAccgcgtcctcctcccctgctccccgcgccgcctcccccgcccccgcccgcgcacgcgcgcgtgGCCCCGctccggccgcctccgcctcgtcgcctgCCACGCGGACACCCTCCTCCCGTCCTCCTCCACCCACGCGCCCGCCGCGTgcccctccaccgcctccgccaaCGGGTTCTCCGACTGGCTGAGGGAGCACGGGCTGCCGCCGGGCAAGGTCGCCATCCTTGACCGCCCCGTCCCGTGCTTCCGGGAGGGCAAGGACCTGCCGCTGCACTACGTCGCCGCTGGCCAGGATCTCGAG GCGGGGGATGTGGCGTTCGAGGTGCCCATGTCGCTCGTCGTTACGCTGGAGAGGGTGCTCGGCGACGAGTCCGTCG CTGAATTGCTAACGACAAACAAATTATCTGAGCTGGCATGCTTGGCTTTGTATCTCATGTATGAGAAAAAGCAAGGAAAAGATTCATTTTGGTATCCTTACATTAAGGAGCTTGATCGGCAGCGAGGAAGGGGGCAACTAGCTGTAGAATCTCCTCTCTTGTGGACCGAAAACGAACTGAACTACCTGAAGGGCAGCCCCATCAGG GATGAAGTTTTTGCAAGAGATGAGGGAATAAGGAGAGAGTATAATGAGCTTGATACATTGTGGTTCATGGCAGGTTCATTGTTTCAG CAATATCCGTTTGACATACCTACCGAGGCTTTTCCATTTGAGATCTTCAAGCAGGCTTTTGTTGCAGTACAGTCTTGTGTGGTCCATTTGCAG AAAGTTAGTTTAGCTCGAAGATTTGCACTAGTTCCATTGGGTCCACCACTCTTGACATACAAGAGCAACTGCAAAGCTATGCTGACAGCTGGTGGTGATTCTGTTCGGTTGGTTGTGGATCGACCATACAAATCAGGAGAACCAATAATCGTTTG GTGTGGGCCACAGCCAAACTCTAGACTGCTCCTCAACTACGGATTTGTTGACGAAGACAATCCATATGATCGCGTAGTAATTGAG GCATCCCTAAACACAGAAGATCCTCAATTCCAAGAGAAAAGAATGGTTGCTCAAAGAAATGGAAAACTGGCTATCCAAAATTTCCAC GTCTGTGTAGGTAAAGAGAAGGAAACAATTGCAGAAATGCTGCCCTATTTGAGGCTAGGATATATTTCAGATCCAGATGAAATGCAAGCCATACTTTCTTCCGAAGGTGATACATGTCCA GTCAGTCCATGCACAGAACGAGCAGTACTTGACCAACTTGTTGGATACTTGGAATCACGATTGGCTGGCTATCCAACAACTTTGGATGAGGATGAAGCTATG TTGGAAGATGGCAATTTGGAACCAAAAAAGGAAGTTGCCACTAGGCTTGTAAGATCGGAGAAGAAATTGTTGCATAGTTGTCTCCAGGCTGCTAatgatttaataaataatttgccTGACCACACTGTGTCACCTTGCCCTGCTCCATTTGCTCCTGAACTGAAATAA